A single Sphingopyxis chilensis DNA region contains:
- the rph gene encoding ribonuclease PH, which yields MRPSGRAPDQMRPIAIETEFTIHAEGSVLVSFGNTRVLVTASVDEKVPSWMRGKGAGWVTAEYGMLPRATHTRGSREAAKGKQSGRTQEIQRLIGRSLRAVVDMKKLGERQIIIDCDVIQADGGTRTASISGAWVALRLAVDKLLAAKLLAEDPIEDKVGAISCGIYKGTPVLDLDYDEDSVAEADGNFVLTGKGQIVEVQASAEGATYDEEGLLRLLRLARIGCGEIFAAQDKATGR from the coding sequence ATGCGCCCTTCCGGCCGTGCGCCCGACCAGATGCGCCCCATCGCGATCGAGACCGAATTCACCATCCATGCCGAGGGCAGCGTGCTCGTCAGCTTCGGCAACACCAGGGTGCTGGTGACCGCCAGCGTCGATGAAAAGGTGCCGTCGTGGATGCGCGGCAAGGGCGCGGGCTGGGTCACCGCCGAATATGGCATGCTGCCCCGCGCGACGCACACGCGCGGCAGCCGCGAAGCGGCGAAGGGCAAGCAGTCGGGACGGACTCAGGAAATCCAGCGGCTTATCGGCCGCAGCTTGCGCGCGGTCGTCGATATGAAGAAGCTCGGCGAGCGCCAGATCATCATTGATTGCGACGTGATCCAGGCCGACGGCGGCACGCGCACCGCGTCGATCTCGGGCGCGTGGGTCGCGCTGCGCCTCGCGGTCGACAAGCTGCTTGCGGCGAAATTGCTCGCCGAGGATCCGATCGAGGACAAGGTCGGCGCGATCTCTTGCGGCATCTACAAGGGCACGCCCGTTCTCGACCTCGACTATGACGAGGATTCGGTTGCCGAGGCCGACGGCAATTTCGTGTTGACCGGCAAGGGCCAGATCGTCGAAGTGCAGGCGAGCGCCGAGGGGGCGACCTATGACGAAGAAGGCCTGCTTCGCCTTCTCCGCCTCGCACGCATCGGCTGCGGAGAAATTTTCGCGGCGCAGGACAAGGCGACGGGGCGGTAA
- the hrcA gene encoding heat-inducible transcriptional repressor HrcA yields MTTAPITELTTRARDVFRLVVDAYLETGQPVGSRTLSKLATLNLSPASIRNVMQDLEEYGLLASPHTSAGRLPTEQGLRLFVDGMMQVAEPSAEDRAQIEASLSEGGPIESALAQATSALSGLSACAGLVLVPKHERVLKQLAFVPLSANQSLVVLVAGDGTVENRVIDIPAGLNPSALVEAGNYISSMLGGLTLSEAMARVRREIEAERIAIDRAAQDLVSRGLAIWSSDGADRPVLIVRGQANLLDDSAVGDLDRVRQLLDELETKQDIAQLLDSAREGAATRIFIGSENKLFSLSGSSVIAAPYRGSDGRVVGVVGVIGPTRLNYARIVPMVDFTAQSLSRLIR; encoded by the coding sequence ATGACCACCGCACCGATCACCGAACTCACCACGCGCGCCCGCGACGTGTTCCGGCTGGTCGTCGATGCGTACCTCGAAACGGGGCAGCCGGTCGGATCGCGCACGCTGTCGAAGCTCGCGACGCTCAACCTCTCCCCCGCGTCGATCCGCAACGTGATGCAGGACCTCGAGGAATATGGGCTGCTCGCGAGCCCGCACACCAGCGCCGGGCGCCTGCCGACCGAGCAGGGGTTACGCCTCTTCGTCGACGGCATGATGCAGGTCGCCGAACCCAGCGCCGAGGACCGTGCGCAGATCGAGGCGAGCCTGTCCGAGGGCGGTCCGATCGAAAGCGCGCTTGCGCAGGCGACCTCGGCGCTGTCGGGGCTCTCGGCCTGCGCCGGGCTTGTCCTCGTGCCCAAGCATGAACGCGTGCTCAAACAGCTCGCCTTCGTCCCGCTCTCGGCGAACCAGTCGCTCGTCGTGCTCGTCGCGGGCGACGGGACGGTGGAGAACCGCGTCATCGACATTCCGGCTGGGCTCAACCCGTCGGCGCTCGTCGAGGCGGGCAATTATATCTCATCGATGCTCGGCGGGCTGACGCTGAGCGAGGCGATGGCGCGGGTACGCCGCGAGATCGAGGCCGAGCGGATCGCGATCGACCGCGCGGCGCAGGACCTGGTATCACGCGGGCTCGCCATCTGGTCGTCCGACGGTGCCGACCGACCGGTGCTGATCGTGCGCGGTCAGGCGAACCTTCTCGACGACAGCGCGGTCGGCGACCTCGACCGCGTCCGGCAGTTGCTCGACGAACTCGAGACGAAGCAGGATATCGCGCAATTGCTCGACAGCGCGCGCGAAGGTGCCGCGACCCGAATTTTCATCGGCTCGGAGAATAAATTATTCTCGCTTTCGGGCTCGTCCGTGATAGCGGCGCCGTATCGCGGATCGGACGGGCGCGTGGTCGGCGTGGTGGGCGTGATCGGCCCGACGCGCTTGAACTATGCCCGCATCGTTCCCATGGTGGATTTCACCGCACAATCGCTCTCCAGACTGATACGATAG
- the grpE gene encoding nucleotide exchange factor GrpE, translated as MTNIENDTPVDDGQASETNGTETAETAAPESANDEVAQLAEQVAALQQDLLYARAETQNVTRRKDKEIADAHAYAATKFARDILSVADNLGRALAALSDEQRADEAIKPLITGLEATERELLSVFERNGITRIAAIGLPLDPNQHQAMLEIPSDKEPGTIVQEMQAGYMLKDRLLRPAMVGVAKAG; from the coding sequence ATGACGAACATCGAAAACGACACCCCCGTCGACGACGGCCAAGCTTCCGAAACCAACGGCACCGAAACCGCCGAAACGGCGGCGCCCGAAAGCGCGAACGACGAAGTCGCGCAGCTCGCCGAACAGGTTGCCGCGCTCCAGCAGGACCTGCTCTATGCGCGCGCCGAGACGCAGAATGTCACGCGCCGCAAGGACAAGGAAATCGCCGACGCGCACGCCTATGCCGCGACCAAATTCGCGCGCGACATCCTGTCGGTCGCCGACAATCTCGGCCGCGCGCTCGCGGCGCTCAGCGACGAGCAGCGCGCCGACGAGGCGATCAAGCCGCTGATCACCGGGCTCGAAGCCACCGAGCGCGAATTGCTCAGCGTCTTCGAACGCAACGGCATCACGCGCATCGCGGCGATCGGCCTGCCGCTCGACCCGAACCAGCATCAGGCGATGCTCGAAATCCCGAGCGACAAGGAACCCGGCACGATCGTGCAGGAAATGCAGGCGGGCTACATGCTGAAGGATCGCCTGCTTCGCCCCGCGATGGTAGGCGTGGCGAAGGCGGGGTAA
- a CDS encoding dienelactone hydrolase family protein — MTTPPLNRDDPLDDFDHRDITLLGRKHRVYVTGGGPAVIVMTEMPGISPHVARFARWVRGAGFTVYMPHIFGRDGAVPRAPRMLFTMIGGCISRQFRAFQANESSPATLWLRALAAQAHTECGGKGVGAIGMCFTGNFALSMMLEPAVLAPVLAQPSLPLNDPAGMHIAPDELAAVKARMAAEDLTVLAYRFEGDKYCKAARFAAYRDALGDRFIGKVLPDSAANPDSPMKNPHSVVTIHLIDEAGQPTVQARDEILDFFKMRLSQ; from the coding sequence ATGACGACGCCACCGCTAAACCGCGACGACCCGCTCGACGATTTCGACCATCGCGACATCACGCTGCTCGGCCGTAAACACCGCGTCTATGTGACGGGCGGCGGCCCTGCCGTCATCGTGATGACCGAAATGCCGGGGATCAGCCCGCATGTCGCGCGCTTCGCGCGCTGGGTCCGCGGCGCCGGCTTCACCGTCTATATGCCGCATATCTTCGGGAGGGACGGCGCTGTGCCGCGGGCGCCTCGCATGTTGTTCACGATGATCGGTGGCTGCATCAGCCGCCAGTTCCGCGCCTTCCAGGCGAACGAAAGCTCGCCCGCGACCTTATGGCTGCGCGCGCTCGCGGCGCAGGCGCATACGGAGTGTGGCGGGAAGGGCGTCGGCGCGATCGGCATGTGCTTCACCGGCAATTTCGCATTGTCGATGATGCTCGAACCCGCCGTGCTCGCGCCGGTGCTGGCGCAGCCGTCGCTGCCGCTCAATGATCCGGCGGGGATGCACATCGCCCCCGACGAACTGGCGGCGGTTAAGGCGCGGATGGCGGCCGAGGACCTGACCGTGCTCGCCTATCGTTTCGAGGGCGACAAATATTGCAAGGCCGCGCGCTTCGCGGCCTATCGGGATGCGCTCGGCGACCGTTTCATCGGGAAGGTGCTGCCCGACAGCGCCGCAAACCCCGACAGCCCGATGAAGAACCCGCACAGCGTCGTCACCATCCACCTGATCGACGAAGCGGGCCAGCCGACCGTGCAGGCGCGCGACGAAATCCTCGATTTCTTCAAGATGCGGTTGAGCCAATGA
- the rdgB gene encoding RdgB/HAM1 family non-canonical purine NTP pyrophosphatase — protein MAHRKLQPGKLVIASHNAGKVREIRALLEPFGIEPVSAGDLGLPEPEETGTTFRENALLKAHASASAAGLPALADDSGLEVAALGRRPGVYTADWAERQVFEGPPGRDWYMAMGKVEGLLAEQGPDVDRSACFVCTLALAWPDGHAEVFEGRAQGSLTWPPRGKLGFGYDPVFVPVGKSLTYAEIDPAEKHAISHRADAFAKLVAGVF, from the coding sequence ATGGCTCATCGCAAACTGCAACCCGGAAAGCTGGTCATCGCCAGCCACAATGCGGGCAAGGTACGCGAAATCCGCGCGCTGCTCGAGCCCTTTGGAATCGAGCCTGTGTCGGCGGGCGACCTTGGCCTGCCCGAGCCCGAGGAGACGGGGACGACATTCCGCGAGAATGCGCTGCTGAAGGCGCACGCGAGCGCGTCGGCCGCAGGCTTGCCCGCGCTGGCCGACGACAGCGGGCTGGAGGTCGCGGCGCTTGGCAGGCGGCCGGGCGTCTACACCGCCGACTGGGCCGAGCGGCAGGTCTTCGAAGGTCCGCCCGGTCGCGACTGGTACATGGCAATGGGCAAGGTCGAAGGCCTGCTCGCCGAACAGGGGCCCGATGTCGACCGCAGCGCTTGTTTCGTCTGCACCCTCGCGCTCGCATGGCCCGACGGCCATGCCGAGGTTTTCGAGGGCCGGGCGCAAGGCAGCCTGACCTGGCCGCCGCGCGGCAAACTGGGGTTCGGTTATGATCCGGTGTTCGTTCCGGTCGGCAAGTCCCTGACTTATGCGGAGATCGATCCGGCGGAAAAACATGCGATCAGCCACAGGGCCGATGCATTTGCCAAACTGGTCGCGGGGGTGTTTTAA